In Silene latifolia isolate original U9 population chromosome X, ASM4854445v1, whole genome shotgun sequence, the following proteins share a genomic window:
- the LOC141617579 gene encoding uncharacterized protein LOC141617579, whose product MYSTYCDRQKDDDNGEGLMCGSKKSCNSADHSALLTSDFKAWTLVKDEKPGMTLILKLLQSHPCESFTQELFLKRSCGLGINIPKQLVSSEEKYLKRFMGLIHVNVLQRASRAISVNLSPLDLGFVPFDVPKFTIDYPMDVETENLMLSSEAEGIKGSIMGSNSMVNILSSPLFQRLGISDHDARLAGAKLYENKRCISFEYPDSPGQVTMSPSRKPENETSALENQGFTLDSSSQGMLQCTWDNNGFPHFTFSLDDQKEVYIANVGKADVIHEKALDYIYYFHINASGQKVSDISGIESDLIGKMKVSSSSSICSGTSKVMATEFVLVGTNDNQAREIHTLIRNSRRGRKLSKVMEVFKVGPSFKQRNRSIFGGSNAIPEDFSEDKGLERSDISDNDFLPNFELAAIVVKDHLQNEDDNKQQEVGGWGIKFLKKPRVKPTVESSKVSMSSECSTSMDIIVPAGPHGGPRTKTGGPSSLIERWRSGGHCDCGGWDMGCPLKVIKARQRIEEGFPNSKSKVDCKSFDMFTEGSKEGTPTVKMVNIREGLYFISFRSSLLSALQCFAIAVATIHSRSPRLRPKRVKD is encoded by the coding sequence ATGTACAGCACGTACTGTGACAGACAAAAAGACGATGATAATGGAGAAGGTTTAATGTGCGGCTCTAAAAAAAGTTGTAATTCAGCAGATCATAGTGCTTTACTCACTTCCGACTTCAAAGCATGGACCTTGGTCAAAGATGAGAAACCAGGAATGACACTCATACTGAAGCTATTGCAGTCACACCCTTGCGAAAGTTTCACTCAAGAGCTTTTTCTCAAACGGTCTTGTGGCCTGGGAATTAATATCCCTAAGCAGCTGGTAAGTTCAGAAGAGAAATATTTGAAGCGATTCATGGGACTAATACATGTGAATGTTCTGCAAAGGGCCTCACGCGCGATATCTGTAAATTTGAGCCCCTTGGACTTGGGATTCGTGCCATTTGATGTGCCGAAGTTTACAATTGACTATCCAATGGATGTTGAGACCGAAAACTTAATGTTAAGTTCTGAGGCTGAAGGAATTAAGGGGTCCATCATGGGCAGCAATAGCATGGTGAACATATTGAGTAGTCCTTTGTTTCAGAGACTTGGGATCTCAGATCATGATGCAAGGCTAGCTGGAGCAAAGCTATATGAAAATAAGAGATGCATCTCTTTTGAGTACCCGGACTCTCCTGGTCAGGTAACAATGAGTCCCTCTCGGAAGCCCGAGAATGAGACCTCGGCTCTCGAGAATCAAGGGTTTACATTGGATTCTTCTTCTCAAGGAATGCTTCAATGTACGTGGGACAATAATGGATTTCCTCACTTTACATTTTCATTAGATGACCAGAAAGAAGTTTATATAGCCAATGTAGGGAAAGCTGATGTAATCCATGAAAAGGCATTGGACTATATCTACTATTTCCATATTAATGCTAGTGGCCAAAAGGTGTCTGATATATCTGGTATTGAGTCGGATCTAATCGGGAAGATGAAGGTCTCGTCATCCTCTTCGATATGCTCTGGCACTTCTAAAGTCATGGCAACCGAGTTTGTTTTGGTAGGTACAAATGATAATCAGGCGAGAGAAATTCACACCTTGATCCGTAATAGCAGGCGGGGCAGGAAATTGTCAAAGGTAATGGAGGTGTTTAAGGTGGGTCCCTCATTCAAGCAGCGAAATCGGTCCATATTTGGTGGTTCAAATGCAATTCCCGAAGACTTTTCTGAAGACAAGGGTTTAGAAAGGTCTGATATTTCGGATAATGATTTTCTTCCGAATTTTGAACTGGCTGCAATAGTTGTGAAGGATCATCTTCAAAATGAGGATGATAACAAACAGCAAGAAGTGGGAGGTTGGGGGATTAAGTTCCTCAAGAAACCTCGAGTAAAGCCAACTGTTGAATCTTCAAAGGTGTCTATGTCTTCAGAATGTTCGACAAGCATGGATATAATTGTCCCTGCAGGTCCACATGGTGGGCCGAGAACCAAGACTGGAGGACCGTCTAGTCTTATAGAGAGATGGCGGTCTGGTGGGCATTGTGATTGTGGCGGTTGGGATATGGGTTGCCCTCTGAAAGTGATCAAAGCAAGGCAAAGGATCGAAGAGGGTTTTCCGAATTCCAAATCAAAAGTAGATTGTAAATCTTTCGATATGTTTACAGAG
- the LOC141617583 gene encoding eukaryotic translation initiation factor-like produces MARTCANHGLTQTSSTKQPTSNTCSYKTIHHTSLSLSLSPTFELPSSTPYTPNTKRISPQYTAERDKMAAEVEASELAAVTEVNEVVATETAKQAHKLERKWAFWYDNQSNPKQGAAWGSSLKKAYTFDTVEEFWCLYDQIFKPSKLITNADFHLFKAEIEPKWEDPECAKGGKWTAAANRKPDLDRMWLETLMALIGEQFDEAEEICGVVASVRQRGDKLSLWTKNAANESVQMGIGRKWKEVIDVTDKINYGFHDRNSKSRYSV; encoded by the exons ATGGCTAGAACTTGCGCAAATCATGGGCTAACCCAAACATCATCAACCAAACAACCGACATCAAACACATGCTCATATAAAACCATCCATcacacctctctctctctctctctatcccCCACATTCGAGCTGCCTTCGTCAACCCCATATACCCCCAACACAAAGCGTATATCGCCACAGTACACGGCGGAGAGAGATAAAATGGCGGCGGAAGTTGAGGCATCAGAGTTGGCGGCAGTGACGGAAGTGAACGAGGTTGTGGCAACTGAAACAGCAAAACAAGCTCATAAATTAGAGAGAAAATGGGCGTTTTGGTATGATAATCAATCTAATCCTAAACAAGGTGCTGCTTGGGGTTCTTCTCTTAAAAAGGCATATACTTTTGATACTGTTGAAGAGTTTTGGTG TCTATATGATCAGATTTTCAAGCCCAGCAAGCTGATAACAAACGCTGATTTCCATTTGTTCAAGGCGGAAATTGAGCCAAAATGGGAAGATCCTGAGTGTGCCAAGGGAGGCAAGTGGACTGCTGCGGCCAACAGAAAGCCTGATCTTGACAGAATGTGGCTTGAAACT TTGATGGCTCTAATTGGAGAACAGTTTGATGAAGCTGAAGAGATATGTGGTGTGGTAGCTAGTGTGCGCCAAAGGGGTGACAAACTTTCATTATGGACTAAGAATGCTGCGAACGAGTCTGTACAG ATGGGCATTGGAAGGAAGTGGAAAGAGGTCATCGATGTCACTGATAAGATCAATTACGGCTTTCAT GATAGGAATTCCAAAAGCCGGTACAGTGTTTAA
- the LOC141617585 gene encoding protein PROTON GRADIENT REGULATION 5, chloroplastic-like, with protein sequence MATSSITATGFKTGLGSSFASGDNHAMLANSVLARGRILSKPTRAQPMMKNVNEGKGLFAPIVMVTRDIVGKKRFNQLRGKAIALHSQVITEFCKSIGADAKQRQGLIRLAKKNGEKLGFLA encoded by the exons ATGGCCACTTCTTCAATCACCGCAACCGGGTTCAAAACCGGTCTAGGCTCGTCTTTCGCCTCTGGTGATAACCACGCAATGCTAGCCAATTCCGTCCTGGCTCGTGGACGGATTTTGAGCAAACCGACACGTGCTCAACCCATGATGAAGAACGTTAACGAAGGGAAAGGTCTCTTTGCACCCATAGTGATGGTTACTAGGGACATTGTTGGTAAAAAACGGTTTAACCAACTTAGAGGAAAAGCAATAGCCCTTCATTCACAG GTGATCACTGAGTTTTGCAAGTCGATTGGAGCAGATGCGAAACAAAGACAAGGGTTGATCCGGTTGGCAAAAAAGAATGGAGAAAAACTAGGGTTCCTTGCATGA